Proteins encoded by one window of Patescibacteria group bacterium:
- a CDS encoding HAD-IA family hydrolase — protein sequence MKTILVDAVNAFVIKNEGIYEPMHDLLEQYPNRKIILTGADDEQMKIFGLDKMPYEVFTLKHNPEKTDPKYYETMLEHFNFNAKDVIYFEHNEEAVESAQSIGINTYHYDKDTRDISSLKKFLNDNL from the coding sequence ATGAAAACAATCTTAGTAGACGCGGTCAATGCGTTTGTAATTAAGAACGAGGGTATCTACGAACCGATGCACGATCTGCTCGAGCAATATCCGAACAGGAAAATTATTTTAACCGGCGCCGATGACGAGCAGATGAAAATATTCGGCCTGGATAAAATGCCCTATGAAGTATTTACACTGAAACACAATCCGGAAAAAACCGATCCTAAATACTACGAGACAATGCTGGAACATTTTAATTTTAATGCAAAAGATGTTATTTATTTTGAGCATAATGAAGAAGCGGTAGAAAGCGCTCAATCAATCGGGATTAATACATACCATTACGATAAAGACACCAGAGATATTTCGTCATTGAAAAAATTCCTAAATGATAATTTGTAG
- a CDS encoding AAA family ATPase, with protein MPKTTLIIITGLPGTGKTTLGKKLSKELCLPFISKDDIKELLFDSLGWSDLKWSKKIGSVSYDLLYYITESLLKTNSSLIIETNFDPKFANQKLTELKNEYHFFPFQIRCITDGKILFDRFKRRSESSERHPGHIDNQNLVEWKKILSTGRIESIDIGGELFDIDTTDFNDIDYNKLFNAIKSSTNIATT; from the coding sequence GCCAAAAACAACGCTTATAATAATTACAGGGCTCCCTGGAACGGGAAAAACGACTTTGGGCAAAAAATTATCTAAAGAGCTATGTTTGCCTTTTATCAGTAAAGATGACATTAAAGAATTACTTTTTGATAGTTTGGGCTGGTCTGATCTAAAATGGTCTAAAAAAATTGGTAGCGTAAGTTACGATTTACTTTATTATATTACTGAATCGCTGTTAAAGACTAATAGTTCATTAATTATTGAAACAAACTTTGATCCAAAATTTGCAAATCAAAAATTAACAGAGCTAAAAAATGAATACCATTTTTTTCCATTTCAAATCAGATGTATCACGGACGGAAAAATACTTTTTGACAGATTTAAAAGACGTTCTGAATCTAGCGAGAGGCATCCTGGACATATTGATAATCAAAATTTAGTGGAATGGAAAAAAATATTATCAACAGGAAGAATTGAATCAATTGATATTGGTGGTGAACTATTTGACATTGACACTACTGATTTTAATGATATTGACTATAATAAATTATTTAATGCTATTAAATCATCAACTAATATTGCCACCACATAA